One genomic region from Vitis riparia cultivar Riparia Gloire de Montpellier isolate 1030 chromosome 17, EGFV_Vit.rip_1.0, whole genome shotgun sequence encodes:
- the LOC117905182 gene encoding beta-glucosidase 44-like produces MKKKGAWAVLWVIVVIQCVADAGEHNEESLIFNTHGLSRESFPKGFVFGTATSAYQVEGMADKDGRGPSIWDVFIRKPGIVANNGTGEVAVDQYHRYKEDIDLMKSLNFEAYRFSISWSRIFPEGTGKVNWKGVAYYNRLINYLLKKGITPYANLYHYDLPLALEKKYNGLLSYRVVKDFADYADFCFKMFGDRVKNWMTFNEPRVVAALGYDNGFFAPGRCSKEYGNCTAGNSGTEPYIVAHHLILSHAAAVQRYREKYQKEQKGRIGILLDFVWYEPLTRSKADNLAAQRSRDFHVGWFIHPIVYGEYPRTMQEIVGDRLPKFTKAEVKMVKGSMDFVGINQYTAYYMYDKPKPKVPGYQEDWHAGFAYEKHGVPIGPRAYSSWLYKVPWGLYKAVTYIKERYGNPTVILSENGMDDPGNVTLSQGLHDTKRVNFYTNYLTELKKAIDDGANVIGYFAWSLLDNFEWRLGYTSRFGIVYVDWRTLKRYPKMSAKWFKQMLAQKGH; encoded by the exons atgaagaagaaggGAGCATGGGCGGTGCTGTGGGTGATCGTAGTAATCCAATGCGTCGCAGATGCAGGGGAGCACAATGAGGAGTCGCTGATATTCAACACCCATGGACTGAGCAGAGAGAGCTTCCCCAAGGGCTTCGTCTTCGGCACCGCCACGTCAGCTTACCAGGTCGAGGGCATGGCTGACAAAGACGGCCGAGGACCAAGCATTTGGGACGTCTTCATTAGAAAACCCG GGATTGTGGCGAATAATGGCACTGGAGAGGTGGCGGTTGACCAGTATCACCGGTACAAG GAAGATATAGACCTGATGAAGAGTCTTAATTTTGAAGCATACCGCTTCTCAATCTCATGGTCCAGGATTTTCCCAG AGGGAACTGGGAAAGTGAATTGGAAGGGAGTTGCTTACTACAATAGACTGATCAACTACCTGCTCAAAAAAG GCATTACCCCATATGCAAATCTCTATCACTATGACCTTCCTTTGGCACTTGAGAAGAAATACAATGGGTTATTGAGTTACAGAGTAGT GAAAGATTTTGCGGATTATGCTGACTTTTGCTTCAAGATGTTTGGAGACAGAGTGAAGAATTGGATGACATTTAATGAGCCAAGAGTGGTGGCTGCTCTTGGCTATGATAATGGTTTCTTTGCTCCAGGGAGGTGCTCCAAGGAGTATGGAAACTGTACTGCTGGGAACTCTGGAACAGAGCCTTACATTGTGGCACATCATTTGATTTTGTCCCATGCCGCTGCAGTTCAGAGATACAGGGAGAAATATCAA AAAGAACAAAAGGGGAGGATTGGAATTCTCTTGGATTTTGTTTGGTATGAGCCTCTTACAAGATCAAAGGCTGACAACCTAGCAGCTCAAAGATCCAGAGACTTTCATGTTGGATG GTTTATTCACCCCATTGTATATGGGGAGTATCCGAGAACAATGCAAGAGATTGTTGGAGATAGACTGCCCAAGTTCACAAAAGCGGAGGTGAAGATGGTGAAAGGATCGATGGATTTCGTGGGAATCAACCAGTATACAGCCTACTACATGTATGATAAGCCGAAACCCAAAGTCCCTGGCTACCAGGAGGACTGGCATGCTGGATTTGCTT ATGAAAAGCATGGAGTGCCAATTGGTCCAAGG GCATATTCTAGCTGGCTCTACAAAGTTCCTTGGGGTCTTTACAAAGCTGTGACCTACATAAAAGAGCGATATGGAAACCCCACTGTGATTTTGTCAGAAAATG GCATGGATGATCCGGGTAATGTCACCCTTTCTCAGGGATTGCATGACACAAAAAGGGTCAACTTCTACACAAACTATTTGACTGAGCTAAAGAAGGCAATCGATGATGGAGCAAATGTAATTGGCTACTTTGCGTGGTCATTGCTGGACAACTTTGAATGGAGACTAGGATACACTTCAAGGTTCGGCATTGTCTATGTTGACTGGAGGACCCTCAAGAGGTATCCTAAAATGTCTGCCAAGTGGTTCAAGCAGATGCTTGCTCAGAAGGGGCATTAG
- the LOC117904769 gene encoding actin-interacting protein 1-2 encodes MPELSETYACVPSTERGRGILISGDPKSNAILYTNGRSVIIRYLHKPLEVSIYGEHAYQATVARFSPNGEWIASADVSGTVRIWGTHNDHVLKKEFRVLSGRIDDLQWSADGMRIVVSGDGKGKSFVRAFMWDSGSNVGEFDGHSKRVLSCAFKPTRPFRIVTCGEDFLVNFYEGPPFKFKQSHRHHSNFVNCIRYSPDGSKFISVSSDKKGVIYDGKTGEKIGELSSEDGHKGSIYAVSWSPDSKQVLTVSADKSAKVWEISEDGNGKVKKTLTCPGSGGVEDMLVGCLWQNDHLVTISLGGTVSIFSASDLDKGPLSFSGHMKNVNSLAVLKSNPKVILSTSYDGLIIKWIQGIGYSGRLDRKENSQIKCFAAVEEEIVSSGFDNKIWRVSLQGDQCGDADCVDIGSQPKDLSLSLLSPELALVSTDSGVVILRGTNVVSTINLGFPVAASVISPDGSEAIIGGQDGKLHIYSVTGDTLKEEAVLEKHRGAITVIRYSPDVSMFASGDANREAVVWDRASREVRVKNMLYHTARINCLAWSPDNSMVATGSLDTCVIIYEIDKPASSRVTIKGAHLGGVYGLAFTDDTSVVSSGEDACVRVWKLTPQ; translated from the exons ATGCCAGAGCTCTCCGAAACCTACGCCTGCGTGCCGTCCACGGAGCGCGGCCGAGGCATTCTCATCTCCGGCGATCCCAAATCCAATGCCATTCTCTATACCAACGGTAGATCCGTCATCATCCGCTACCTCCATAAGCCTCTCGAGGTCTCCATCTATGGAGAGCACGCGTATCAGGCTACCGTGGCGCGTTTCTCCCCCAACGGCGAGTGGATCGCATCAGCGGACGTCTCAGGAACGGTTAGGATTTGGGGGACGCACAATGATCATGTGCTGAAGAAGGAGTTTAGGGTTTTGTCTGGTCGGATCGATGATCTTCAATGGTCAGCGGATGGGATGAGGATCGTGGTGTCTGGTGACGGCAAGGGCAAGTCGTTTGTTCGCGCTTTTAT GTGGGACTCAGGCAGTAATGTGGGGGAGTTTGATGGCCATTCAAAGCGAGTTCTTAGCTGTGCATTTAAGCCAACCCGACCATTTCGCATAGTCACATGTGGAGAGGACTTTCTAGTGAACTTCTACGAAGGACCACCTTTTAAATTCAAGCAATCCCACAG GCATCATTCAAATTTTGTCAACTGTATAAGGTATTCTCCAGATGGGAGCAAGTTCATCAGTGTAAGTTCTGATAAGAAGGGTGTGATTTACGATGGAAAAACCGGAGAGAAGATTGGAGAGCTATCCTCTGAAGATGGTCATAAAGGCAGCATCTATGCTGTCAGCTGGAGTCCTGATAGTAAACAA GTGTTGACTGTGTCTGCTGACAAGTCTGCAAAAGTATGGGAGATCTCTGAAGATGGTAATGGAAAGGTGAAGAAAACTTTAACTTGTCCCGGCTCAGGAGGAGTGGAAGACATGTTAGTGGGGTGTCTTTGGCAAAATGATCATCTTGTCACGATTTCTCTTGGTGGCACAGTCAGTATATTCTCAGCAAGTGATCTGGATAAAGGCCCATTATCGTTCTCTGGACACATGAAGAATGTTAATTCACTAGCAGTACTCAAAAGCAATCCCAAAGTTATATTGTCCACCAGCTATgatggtttaataattaaatggaTTCAAGGAATTGGATATAGCGGAAGATTGGATAGGAAAGAGAATTCTCAAATCAAGTGTTTTGCAGCAGTTGAAGAAGAGATTGTTTCATCTGGATTTGACAACAAG ATTTGGAGAGTTTCTCTACAAGGGGATCAATGTGGGGATGCAGATTGCGTTGATATTGGCAGTCAACCAAAGGACTTGAGCCTTTCCCTTCTTTCTCCTGAACTGGCACTGGTTTCAACTGATTCAGGAGTTGTTATTCTCCGTGGTACAAATGTAGTATCGACCATTAACCTTGGGTTTCCTGTGGCTGCATCTGTAATCTCACCTGATGGAAGTGAAGCTATAATAGGTGGGCAGGATGGTAAATTACACATATATTCTGTCACAGGTGATACTTTAAAAGAAGAGGCAGTACTTGAGAAACATCGTGGTGCAATTACTGTTATACGTTATTCCCCAGATGTTTCTATGTTTGCATCAGGAGATGCCAATCGAGAAGCTGTTGTCTGGGACCGTGCTTCCAGAGAG GTGAGGGTTAAGAACATGTTGTACCATACTGCCCGCATAAATTGCCTGGCCTGGTCTCCTGATAACAGCATGGTAGCTACTGGGTCACTCGACACATGTGTCATCATATATGAGATTGACAAGCCAGCATCCAGCCGTGTCACCATAAAGGGAGCCCACTTGGGTGGGGTTTATGGTTTAGCATTTACTGACGATACCAGTGTGGTGAGTTCTGGCGAAGATGCTTGTGTTCGAGTTTGGAAGTTAACCCCACAATAG